In a genomic window of Lycium ferocissimum isolate CSIRO_LF1 chromosome 9, AGI_CSIRO_Lferr_CH_V1, whole genome shotgun sequence:
- the LOC132030271 gene encoding beta-amylase 3, chloroplastic-like — protein sequence MTLTLQLSTSFINLKETKSVKTADDFLGMVSFAQTKPSCRLIVKSSMQEDELSHERIMANPMEVRENEKREKLHGLKATHSNSSTKVPVFVMLPLDTMTMGGKLNKPRAMNVSLMALKSSGAEGVMVDAWWGLVEKDGPLKYNWEGYAELVKMCQEHGLKLQVVMSFHQCGGNVGDSCSIPLPPWVLEEISKNPDLVYTDRSGRRNPEYITLGCDQLPVLSGRTPIQVYTDYMRSFRERFNDYLGNVIVEIQVGLGPCGELRYPSYPESNGTWRFPGIGEFQCYDKYMIASLAAAAKAAGKDDWGKGGPHDSGQYNQFPEDTGFFQNDGTWNSEYGQFFLEWYSGKLLDHGDTILAAGESIYQGSGAKLSGKVAGIHWHYNTRSHAAELTAGYYNTRKRDGYLLIARMLAKHRVILNFTCMEMRDGEQPQSANCSPEGLVRQVKNATRIAEVELAGENALERYDEEAYSQVLATSRSDSGNALSAFTFLRMNKRLFEPQNWRNLVQFVKNMSEGGRNAGLPERDSSETDLYIHVGFIKKSHSKKTKEVAVV from the exons ATGACTTTAACACTTCAATTATCAACTTCCTTCAtcaatttaaaagaaaccaaaagTGTTAAAACAGCTGATGATTTCTTAGGCATGGTTTCTTTTGCACAAACCAAGCCATCTTGCCGTCTCATAGTAAAAAGTTCGATGCAAGAAGATGAACTCTCCCATGAGAGAATCATGGCTAATCCCATGGAAGTGagggaaaatgagaaaagagaGAAGCTTCATGGGTTAAAAGCTACTCACAGCAATAGCAGTACCAAGGTACCTGTTTTTGTGATGCTGCCACTTGACACCATGACAATGGGAGGGAAGTTGAACAAGCCACGAGCGATGAATGTGAGTTTGATGGCCTTGAAAAGTAGTGGAGCTGAAGGGGTAATGGTGGATGCTTGGTGGGGATTGGTGGAGAAAGATGGACCCTTGAAGTATAACTGGGAAGGATATGCTGAACTTGTCAAGATGTGTCAAGAACATGGCTTGAAGCTTCAAGTTGTCATGTCTTTTCATCAGTGTGGTGGAAATGTTGGAGACTCTTGCAG TATTCCCCTACCTCCATGGGTACTTGAAGAAATCAGCAAGAATCCTGACCTTGTCTACACAGATAGATCAGGCCGGAGAAATCCCGAGTATATTACCTTAGGTTGTGATCAGTTACCAGTGCTCAGTGGAAGAACACCCATTCAGGTGTATACTGACTATATGAGGAGCTTCAGAGAAAGGTTCAACGATTACTTGGGAAACGTCATTGTG GAAATTCAAGTGGGATTGGGTCCTTGTGGGGAGCTAAGATATCCATCCTATCCAGAAAGCAATGGTACATGGAGGTTTCCTGGAATTGGAGAATTCCAGTGTTATGACAAG TACATGATAGCTTCATTGGCAGCAGCCGCCAAGGCAGCTGGAAAGGATGACTGGGGCAAGGGAGGACCTCATGACTCTGGGCAGTACAACCAGTTTCCCGAGGATACTGGATTTTTTCAAAATGATGGAACATGGAACAGTGAATATGGACAGTTCTTCCTAGAGTGGTATTCAGGAAAGCTACTGGACCATGGTGACACAATCCTAGCAGCAGGAGAAAGTATATACCAAGGTTCTGGGGCTAAACTATCTGGAAAGGTAGCTGGGATTCATTGGCATTACAATACTAGATCACATGCTGCAGAGTTAACGGCTGGATATTATAATACAAGAAAAAGAGATGGTTATCTACTTATAGCACGTATGTTAGCGAAACATCGTGTTATTCTTAACTTTACATGTATGGAAATGAGGGATGGTGAACAGCCCCAGAGTGCAAACTGCTCACCAGAAGGCTTAGTTCGACAAGTGAAAAATGCAACGAGAATTGCTGAAGTAGAACTTGCTGGAGAAAATGCTCTAGAGAGGTATGATGAGGAAGCCTATTCTCAAGTTTTGGCAACAAGCAGGTCAGATTCTGGAAATGCATTGAGTGCATTTACATTTTTGAGAATGAATAAACGATTGTTTGAGCCACAAAACTGGCGGAATCTAGTGCAATTCGTTAAGAACATGTCGGAAGGAGGTCGAAATGCTGGACTTCCAGAGCGTGACTCCAGCGAGACAGACCTTTATATCCATGTAGGATTTATCAAAAAGAGTCATTCTAAGAAAACCAAAGAGGTTGCAGTAGTGTAA
- the LOC132030270 gene encoding beta-amylase 3, chloroplastic-like: MTLTFQSSTSFINLKETKGVKTPDDFLGMVSFAQSTKPSCRLITKSSMQEAQLSHEKIMVNPMEVRKNEKREKLHELTTTHSNSSTKVPVFVMLPLDTMTMGGKLNKPRAMNASLMALKSSGAEGVMVDAWWGLVEKDGPLKYNWEGYAELVKMCQEHGLKLQVVMSFHQCGGNVGDSCSIPLPPWVLEEISKNPDLVYTDRSGRRNPEYISLGCDQLPVLKGRTPIQVYTDYMRSFRERFNDYLGSVIVEIQVGMGPCGELRYPSYPESNGTWRFPGIGEFQCYDKYMRASLAAAAKAAGKDEWGQGGPHDSGQYNQFPEDTGFFQRDGTWNSEYGQFFLEWYSGKLLEHGDRILAAGKSIYQGTGAKLSGKVAGIHWHYNTRSHAAELTAGYYNTRHRDGYLPIARMLAKHSVVLNFTCMEMRDGEQPQSANCSPEGLVRQVKTATRTAEVELAGENALERYDEGAYSQVLATSMSDSGNGLSAFTFLRMNKRLFEPQNWRNLVQFVKSMSEGGRNASLPECDSTRTDLYVRFIEKSDSKKATEVAVV, translated from the exons ATGACTTTAACATTTCAATCATCAACttcttttatcaatttaaaagaaaccaaaGGTGTTAAAACACCTGATGATTTCTTAGGCATGGTTTCTTTTGCACAAAGTACCAAGCCTTCTTGCCGGCTCATAACGAAGAGTTCGATGCAAGAAGCTCAACTCTCCCATGAAAAAATCATGGTTAATCCCATGGAAGTgaggaaaaatgagaaaagagaGAAGCTACATGAGTTAACAACTACTCACAGCAATAGCAGTACAAAGGTACCTGTTTTTGTGATGCTGCCACTTGACACCATGACAATGGGAGGGAAGTTGAACAAGCCAAGAGCGATGAACGCGAGTTTGATGGCCTTGAAAAGTAGTGGAGCTGAAGGGGTAATGGTGGATGCTTGGTGGGGATTGGTGGAGAAAGATGGACCCCTGAAGTATAACTGGGAAGGATATGCTGAACTGGTCAAGATGTGTCAAGAACATGGCTTGAAGCTTCAAGTTGTCATGTCTTTTCATCAGTGTGGTGGAAATGTTGGAGACTCTTGCAG TATTCCTCTACCTCCATGGGTACTTGAAGAAATCAGCAAGAATCCTGACCTTGTCTACACAGATAGATCAGGCCGGAGAAATCCCGAGTATATTTCCTTAGGCTGTGATCAGTTACCAGTACTCAAAGGAAGAACACCGATTCAGGTGTATACTGACTATATGAGGAGCTTCAGAGAAAGATTCAATGATTACTTGGGAAGCGTCATAGTG GAAATTCAAGTGGGAATGGGTCCTTGTGGGGAGCTAAGATATCCATCCTATCCAGAAAGCAATGGTACATGGAGGTTTCCTGGAATTGGAGAATTCCAATGCTATGACAAG TACATGAGAGCTTCACTGGCAGCAGCCGCCAAGGCAGCTGGAAAGGATGAGTGGGGCCAGGGAGGGCCTCACGACTCTGGGCAGTACAATCAGTTTCCCGAGGACACTGGGTTTTTTCAAAGGGATGGAACATGGAACAGTGAATATGGACAGTTCTTCCTAGAATGGTATTCAGGAAAGCTACTGGAGCATGGTGACAGAATCCTAGCAGCAGGAAAAAGTATATACCAAGGAACGGGGGCTAAGCTATCTGGAAAGGTAGCTGGGATTCACTGGCATTACAATACTAGATCACATGCTGCAGAATTAACGGCTGGATATTATAATACAAGACACAGAGATGGGTATCTCCCTATAGCACGCATGTTAGCAAAACATAGTGTTGTACTTAACTTTACATGTATGGAAATGAGGGATGGTGAACAGCCCCAGAGTGCGAACTGCTCACCAGAAGGCTTAGTTCGACAAGTTAAAACTGCAACAAGAACTGCTGAAGTAGAACTTGCTGGAGAAAATGCTCTAGAGAGGTATGATGAAGGAGCGTATTCTCAAGTTTTGGCAACAAGCATGTCAGATTCTGGAAATGGATTGAGTGCATTTACATTCTTGAGAATGAACAAACGGTTGTTTGAGCCACAAAATTGGCGGAATCTAGTGCAATTCGTGAAAAGCATGTCGGAAGGAGGTCGAAATGCTAGCCTTCCAGAGTGTGACTCAACCAGGACAGACCTCTATGTAAGATTTATCGAAAAGAGTGATTCTAAGAAAGCTACAGAGGTCGCAGTAGTGTAA
- the LOC132030272 gene encoding beta-amylase 3, chloroplastic-like — protein MALTLQPSTSFINLKETKSVKTPDDFLGMVSFAQTKPSCRLIAKSSMQEDQLFDETNMVNPMEVRKYEKREKLHGLTTTQSNSSTKVPVFVMLPLDTMTMGGNLNKPRAMNVSLMALRSSGAEGVMVDAWWGLVEKDGPLKYNWEGYVELVKMCQEHGLKLQVVMSFHQCGGNVGDSCSIPLPSWVLEEISKNPDLVYTDRSGRRNPEYISLGCDQLPVLRGRTPIQVYTDYMRSFRERFNDYLGNVIVEIQVGLGPCGELRYPSYPESNGTWRFPGIGELQCYDKYMIASLAAAAKAAGKDDWGKGGPHYSGQYNQFPEDTGFFPRDGTWNSECGQFFLEWYSEKLLEHGENILAAGESIYQGTGAKLSGKVAGIHWHYNTRSHAAELTAGYYNTRNRDGYLLIARMLAKHRVILNFTCMEMRDGEQPQSANCSPEGLVQQVKNATRIAEVELAGENDLERYDEEAYSQVLATSRSDSGNALSAFTFLRMNKRLFEPQNWRNLVQFVKSMSEGGQIAGLPERDSSETDLYIHVGFIKKSH, from the exons aTGGCTTTAACACTTCAACCATCAACttcttttatcaatttaaaagaaaccaaaagTGTTAAAACACCTGATGATTTCTTAGGCATGGTTTCTTTTGCACAAACAAAGCCATCTTGTCGTCTCATAGCAAAGAGTTCCATGCAAGAAGATCAACTCTTCGATGAGACAAACATGGTTAATCCCATGGAAGTGAGGAAAtatgagaaaagagagaagCTTCATGGGCTAACAACTACTCAGAGCAATAGCAGTACAAAGGTACCTGTTTTCGTGATGCTTCCACTTGACACCATGACAATGGGAGGTAACTTGAACAAGCCACGAGCGATGAATGTGAGTTTGATGGCCTTGAGAAGTAGTGGAGCTGAAGGGGTAATGGTGGATGCTTGGTGGGGATTGGTGGAGAAAGATGGACCCTTGAAGTATAACTGGGAAGGATATGTTGAACTTGTCAAGATGTGTCAAGAACATGGGTTGAAGCTTCAAGTTGTCATGTCTTTTCATCAGTGTGGAGGAAATGTAGGAGACTCTTGCAG TATTCCCCTACCTTCATGGGTACTTGAAGAAATCAGCAAGAATCCTGACCTTGTCTACACAGATAGATCAGGCCGGAGAAACCCCGAGTATATTTCCTTAGGTTGTGATCAGTTACCGGTACTCAGAGGAAGAACACCCATTCAGGTGTATACTGACTATATGAGGAGCTTCAGAGAAAGGTTCAACGATTACTTGGGAAATGTCATAGTG GAAATTCAAGTGGGATTGGGTCCTTGTGGGGAGCTAAGATATCCATCCTATCCAGAAAGCAATGGCACATGGAGGTTTCCTGGAATTGGAGAATTACAGTGCTATGACAAG TACATGATAGCTTCATTGGCGGCAGCTGCCAAGGCAGCTGGAAAGGATGACTGGGGCAAGGGAGGGCCTCATTACTCTGGGCAGTACAACCAGTTTCCTGAGGATACTGGATTTTTTCCAAGGGATGGAACATGGAACAGTGAATGTGGACAGTTCTTCCTAGAATGGTATTCAGAAAAGCTACTGGAGCATGGAGAAAACATCCTAGCAGCAGGAGAAAGTATATACCAAGGAACTGGAGCTAAACTATCTGGAAAAGTAGCTGGGATTCATTGGCATTACAATACTAGATCACATGCTGCAGAGTTAACAGCTGGATATTACAATACAAGAAATAGAGATGGTTACCTACTTATAGCACGTATGTTAGCAAAACATCGTGTTATACTTAACTTTACATGTATGGAAATGAGGGATGGTGAACAGCCCCAGAGTGCAAACTGCTCACCAGAAGGCTTAGTTCAACAAGTAAAAAATGCAACGAGAATTGCTGAAGTAGAACTTGCTGGAGAAAATGATCTGGAGAGGTATGATGAGGAAGCGTATTCTCAAGTTTTGGCAACAAGCAGATCAGATTCTGGAAATGCATTGAGTGCATTTACATTTTTGAGAATGAACAAACGGTTGTTTGAGCCACAAAATTGGCGGAATCTAGTGCAATTCGTGAAGAGCATGTCGGAAGGAGGTCAAATTGCTGGACTTCCAGAGCGTGACTCCAGCGAGACAGACCTTTATATCCATGTAGGATTTATCAAAAAGAGTCATTAG